The Fibrobacter sp. UWB2 genomic interval GCTTAATTTGTAATTAAATTTTCATCAGAAGTTAAAAAAAGTGCCGCTTTTGTGCGGCACTTTTTGCATTCTTACATTCCTAAAATGCTGCTGACGATTAAGGAAATGAGTCCGAACAGCATCGCAAATTTTGTAAATCGCTGAGCACGACTGTAGTCTTGGCTGCTTGCGCTTATAAGGGATATTGCAAAACACGGCGTAAGCGACAAGGCTGTTAGTGCAAGGAAAACCGGCGGGTAATTGTGCTTGAATAGTTTGTCTAAGAAGAAGACTGGAATCGGGAGCGAAATCCATGTGAAGATGATGATGTCACCCGCGAGCCTTCTAGCAACCTTTTCGCCTGCGATAAGCGGAAAAGTCATAATGCCCGCCTTTTCATCTCCGGGCATGTCTTCTAAGTCCTTGTAGATTTCTCGAGCAACGGTGAGTAAGAATGCAAAGGGAATTGCGGGGATGATGGCCCACATTTTTTCTTCAGGGTAATCATGCCAAGAAAAGTTGAAGAAGTGTTGCACGGCGTACAGTAACGGGGTGGTGCAAAGGAATGCGACCGTAATGTTTTTGAGTGCGGGGGAATGCTTGAGCTTGCGGTTGTAGGCAACGAGCAAGGCGCAAAGCAATATGAAGAACCACATCGGGAATGACAAGATGACAGCGCCCATCCAGCCGAAGTCAAGAGCGTGTTCTGGGTCCTTGACGACTTCCATGAATCGGACGTTTTGGATGATGCTATCGCCAATTCCGCAGAGAAGTGCGGTAACGGCTAAAATGTAGCAGGCAATGCGGGCCGTTTTGATAGAAACCTTGCCGGTCACGAGCGGTCGGTTGGGACGGTTAAGCTTGTCGCTTTCTAAATCGAGGTAGTCGTTTTGGATGTTGGCAAATCCGATAGCTGAGGCAAACCCGAGTATTTGTAGAATGAGAACAGGGGTGGTTGGGTTGTGCTGTATCAAGGCGTAGCCCACGATAAGGGTGATTATGGCAATCACGATGTTTATGGGACGCGTCATCTTAAAAAGCGTAAAAAGCGTAGAAATCATGGATTTTCCCTTCGATAACAACTGAATAATAGACAAAAAATACGTTTGTGAAAAGAGCTTTTCTTTAAAATGGCTCAAATTAGGTGAAAAAACTAATTTCTATCTTTACACTATGCCTTTTTTTACGAAGAGTAATTTGGAAGATTTGAGAAAGGAAGCCGAACAGCTTTCTATTTGCGTCGAGCATTTTCTGTATGCCTCGGAACATATTCCCGAAAGTGACTGGAAAACGAAAGGTTTTTACGACAATTGCATCGAAAAGTGCAATGGCCGCCTGAAGGCGATTCATTTTTTGATGGAATCGATTCGCCGCGGACGCCCTGTGACTGAAGAGGAATTGGAAGAGGCTCGGGAGCTCGAAGACGAAAAACTTTCTAAATTGAAAAAAGATGCGAAATAACGATTTTGATTCCGACGAAAATGAAACTCCATTGAAGAGTGTACGCACGTCACGGCGCGAACACAGAAGCCGCCGTATCGATGTAATGCGTGAATTGGAATCGGGAGTCGTTGATGAACGCCCAATCAAGGAGCGTTTCAGTCGCGAATTTAAAAAGGCAAAAATCAAGCGCATCAAGAATCCGGTCGAAAACATCGGTGAAGAAAATTGCGTGGAAGGGCTTGTGCTCGAAGTCCACCGCCGCACCTGCGAAGTGCGATTAAACAAGAAGGAGGTGCCCCCCCGGAATAAATCCGGGGTGACAGAAGGCGGGCATGACAACCTTCCTACTTCCGACTTCCTACCGTCTACAGTAACAGCTATGTACCGTGCAACGACGTCCAAGACGCTTGGGGAATTCCCGGCCGTGGGCGACCGCGTCTTGCTCGGGCTTGTGAATGATGCCGATGACGAAGGTGATGGAGTCGGTTCGCAGAAGTATTGCGTTGTGCGAGTGCTCCCGCGAAAGAGCGAACTCAAGCGCCCGGGCCCGCGCGATAGCTTCTACAAACAGCAGACACTTGCCGCAAATATCGACCAGGTCGTGATTGTTGCGAGCGTGACGCAACCGGAATTCAACTACGGGTTCATGGACCGCTTTTTGCTTGCCGCAAACTTGAACGATTTGCCGTTTGTGCTCGTGCTCACCAAGATGGACTTGTTGCCGAATGGCGAAGCGGACCTATCGACGGATATTCGCGACTTCATGAAAATCGTGGACAAGGTGATTCCCGTGAGCGTTAAAAGCGGGAATGGCCTCGAAGTTTTGCGCAATGAACTCGTCGGAAAGTCCTCTGTCTTTAGTGGTATGAGCGGGGTTGGCAAGTCTACGCTCATCAACGAGCTCGTTCCGCATGCCGAACTGCGCACGGGAGATGTCCGCGAACGCGATGGCAAGGGTCGCCATACAACGACTTCTTCGAGCTTGTTTGATTTCCCGGGTGGCGGTTACGTCATTGATACGCCGGGGATTCGCAGCATTGGCCTTATGGATATGGAACCGGAAACGCTTGCAAAGATTTTTCCGGGATTCTTCGAAGATGACTTGTTTACATGCAAGTTTAGCAACTGTAAGCACCTCAAGGAACCGGGCTGTGCCGTGCGTGCCGCTGTCGAATCGGGCAAAATTTCCGAAGCCCGCTATGCTAGTTACGTGAGAATTTTGAATTCAGGGAAATAGATTTATGTCGAATTATGTTGTAAAAATAGCGCTCATTGCATCGATTATCCTGATGGGTTCAAATATTTCCGAGTTTTTGGCGAACTTTAAGACTGCAAGCGAAAAAATTGGTGAATTGTTGAGCATGGCCAAGGCAAATTCTGCAACGGAAGCTGAATTGCGTAGATCTAATATTATTCTTTCGTGCATCCTTTCTGTGGTCTATGTGGCTTTGGTCTATTTTTCGGATATCGTTATCTGGATTGTTGCTTTAGTTGTCTTGAAATTGCTTTTTACATTGCTCGTTTCTGATAAACTGCTCATCCATGTTTTGCGTGAAGGTTCGCTTTCTAAAAAAGGGTATCTGGTCTCAAAATTTGATGCTCTTTTTAACGCTGTTATGGGACTTGCCTTTGCCATAATTCTGGTATTTTAAGATGAAAAAGAATCCTTTTAATTTTGTAAAGTGTGCCGTTGTAGCCTTGGTTTTTGCGCTTTGTGGAGCTTCATCTTCTTTTGCGCAAGTGGGCTCGGGGGCGACTGCTTTTAATCCGCTTGGCGGGGTTTCTGCAGGTGCGGGGACAAGCATGCGCTGGCCGTTATTCTTGGGCGGAACTTTTGGGCTTGGCTCTGGAGCGGGTGTTGGCGATGGTAATGGCGTCGGCATTTGCCAAATCAAGCCGTTGATTGGTGCATGGATGCCAGGCCTTGCCTTTGTTCGCTTGGGGTATGGCTTTTCGAGCTACGAAGAAAAGGATGATGATGGCAACAAGAACGAAGTTGAAAGTTCGGATTTTAGCGTTGACTTGGGTGTGCATCTCCTCAGTGAATTTTTCGTGAAAGGTTCTTATTCTCGTGTGGACGCGCTTAGCGAAAAAGGCGATGTCGCATGGAATGAATGGAGCGTTGGCTTTGGTACGTTCTGGGTTGTATTCTCGAGGACTTTCCTGACGCTCGATATTGGTTACCATTGGGTACTTGAACATTATGACCCGTTGATTGATAGGGATGTTTCGGGTGGACGTTGGCAGATGAATCTTGGATTCTCTGTGTTTGTCTATTAATTTGTAATTATTGTGAGTTGCGTAATGAAGAATGTTGCTGTTTTGGGTGGTGCTTTTGATCCGGTCCATAAAGACCACATGCGTGTGGCAAGAACTTGCCTGGACCGTGGTTTCTGTGATGAAGTTTGGTTTATGCCGAGTCCCGACCGTTGGGATAAGCAACTGAATGCTTCGCCAGAAGACCGCTTTGCAATGCTCGAACTTGCATTCTCTGGCGATAAGCGCTTGTTCCTTTCGGATCTAGAAATCCAGCAGGGCGATTACCGCGGCTCGTACGTGTTCTTGATGAGCCTCAAGGAAAAATTCCCAGATATCAATTTCCGCTTGCTCACGGGTGCCGATACTTACGAAGGCATTCCGCATTGGCGCGATCCCTTGAATTTTTACGGCACGAACTACAACGGCCA includes:
- a CDS encoding geranylgeranylglycerol-phosphate geranylgeranyltransferase, with the protein product MISTLFTLFKMTRPINIVIAIITLIVGYALIQHNPTTPVLILQILGFASAIGFANIQNDYLDLESDKLNRPNRPLVTGKVSIKTARIACYILAVTALLCGIGDSIIQNVRFMEVVKDPEHALDFGWMGAVILSFPMWFFILLCALLVAYNRKLKHSPALKNITVAFLCTTPLLYAVQHFFNFSWHDYPEEKMWAIIPAIPFAFLLTVAREIYKDLEDMPGDEKAGIMTFPLIAGEKVARRLAGDIIIFTWISLPIPVFFLDKLFKHNYPPVFLALTALSLTPCFAISLISASSQDYSRAQRFTKFAMLFGLISLIVSSILGM
- the rsgA gene encoding ribosome small subunit-dependent GTPase A; this encodes MRNNDFDSDENETPLKSVRTSRREHRSRRIDVMRELESGVVDERPIKERFSREFKKAKIKRIKNPVENIGEENCVEGLVLEVHRRTCEVRLNKKEVPPRNKSGVTEGGHDNLPTSDFLPSTVTAMYRATTSKTLGEFPAVGDRVLLGLVNDADDEGDGVGSQKYCVVRVLPRKSELKRPGPRDSFYKQQTLAANIDQVVIVASVTQPEFNYGFMDRFLLAANLNDLPFVLVLTKMDLLPNGEADLSTDIRDFMKIVDKVIPVSVKSGNGLEVLRNELVGKSSVFSGMSGVGKSTLINELVPHAELRTGDVRERDGKGRHTTTSSSLFDFPGGGYVIDTPGIRSIGLMDMEPETLAKIFPGFFEDDLFTCKFSNCKHLKEPGCAVRAAVESGKISEARYASYVRILNSGK
- a CDS encoding nicotinate-nicotinamide nucleotide adenylyltransferase, which gives rise to MKNVAVLGGAFDPVHKDHMRVARTCLDRGFCDEVWFMPSPDRWDKQLNASPEDRFAMLELAFSGDKRLFLSDLEIQQGDYRGSYVFLMSLKEKFPDINFRLLTGADTYEGIPHWRDPLNFYGTNYNGHLLLRDIELIVFARNGYPQPDMEQHKRNGYAPLYWLGPEQGFNGVYSSTAIRRSLLLNRGVCPQGLEQSVYDYIIKHDLYRE